In the genome of Caulobacter flavus, the window TGGGGGCGCCAGATGTCGACCGGCGAAGGTGCGTTCCTCAATTGTTCTGGTCCTTTGCCTCCCCTTGAGTCAATCGCGCGCCGGTCGAGCGCCCGGATCAGCGATCGGACAGGGCAGCGCAGGCGTCCTCGATGTCCCAACCGCGCGCCTTGGCCAAGGCCAGAACCCGTTGAAGGCGAGGGCCATTCGAGGTCATGTCGGAGCAGCTTTCGCTGGCCCGCCAGAGGCCCGAGAACAGGATCGCCATGGCCCCGACCATTGAGATCAGCGCCGGTTGGACGGACTGGTGGCCGAGGTGGGCGAAGCCGGCGACGATCAGCAGGAACAACAGGTAGCCGCCGCCCATGGTCATGACGGCTAAGGCCATCATCATGTCGCCGACTGCGACCATGCTGTTGGCCTGAACCTTCCGTAGCCAGCGAAGTCGCCGCGCCAGGCGGCCGATCCGTAACTCAAGTAGATAAGCTGTGAGTAAAGCCCGCCTCTTGCTGAACGCGGCGACCACGGCATCGCCGGTGCCGTGGACGATATAGGCGGCGATAAAGGCCGTCAGGATCAGGTTGGCCGTATATTGGATCACGTCGTTCATTAGTTGCACCCGCTTTTCAGTTTCGACTGGTCGTGCGGATCGCGCCGCTCCACCTGTCTGACCGTCTCACTTTCGGCGGGTGGTTGGGCTGGTTGCAAGCGGCTGGCGTGAGTTGGCATTCTTCACGTCAAGGCGCGGGCCTTCATTTCGGCTGGGCCAAAGTGCAATTGGAGTGACAACCAGCCTGGAAGGCCAACATGCCCGTCGCCGCCCTGACCGCCATCATCCTCAGCTGCACCGCCCCGGCCGTCCATGACGGCGACACCCTGCGCTGCGATGGTGAGCGCGTGCGGCTGTTTGGCGTCGACGCCCCGGAACTTCGCCGCGGACAGACCCCGGCCGAGCCTTTCGCCTACGAGGCGCGCGACGAACTGATCCGCCTGACCCGTGGCCGGGTCGGCTGCCGTCCGGTCGAGCGCGACCGCTACGGGCGGGTAGTGGCCAAGTGCTGGTCGAGTACGAGCCCGGACGTCAACGCCGCCCTGATCCGCTCGGGCCTAGCCACGGAATACAAGCGCTACAGCAAAGGGCTCTATGCGAAGGCCGAGGCCGAAGCGCGCTCGGCGCGACGCGGCCAATGGGCCGCGAGCGCGCGCTGATCAGGCCAGGCCGCCGGCCTAGCCGAGGTTGAGATGGCCGACAGCTGGATGCGGCGAGCGGCGAATGCCGCCCCGACGCCACGAAAAGAACTGTTCAGCTAAGTTGAAGGCTAGGTAGGCGCAGTTCTGGCGCGAGGCCGCATCGATGGCCGGCGTCGTAAGCGAAAGGTCGTAGGCGCGGCCGATGGCGGGGGCATCGGCACGCTAGGATGCGGGGGCGGGTCGAAGAGAGCGTGCCTGACGATCCTGCTGGCCGCGACCTGTGCAGCGCTCATTATCTTGGCTGGTGTGGCCAGGTCGATGACCTGGACGTCATAGCTTTCAGCGTACTTGCGCGACGGGTCAGAGATTTCCGCACTGGTGATTATCCAGAATCGGTCGTCCCGGCGCGTCAAACCGTAAGCCCCGAAGCGTCCCCGGCGGCCGATAGCCAAGACCTCTATCGCCCAGTGTGGGATCAGGTCCAGGATGCAGGCGACAAACGCCCTGGGGATATTCTTGTCGAGGGGTTTGGCGGGGGAGAGCTCCTTCAATTCTACCCCCACCAACGGCGGCCCTTCGATCATTCGTATTGGCGCGGTCCGGGCGGCTTCAGCGTCGTGGCGCCAAACCACGGAGACGTCCATTTCATGCTCGACGCTGCTAGAGCCGACGAACTCCAGGCTGTTGTGGATCTCGACGGTCTGTCCATGGATCTCGGCGGCGAAGAAGCAGGGCTGGCCTGCCGGGACG includes:
- a CDS encoding thermonuclease family protein, yielding MPVAALTAIILSCTAPAVHDGDTLRCDGERVRLFGVDAPELRRGQTPAEPFAYEARDELIRLTRGRVGCRPVERDRYGRVVAKCWSSTSPDVNAALIRSGLATEYKRYSKGLYAKAEAEARSARRGQWAASAR